Proteins encoded in a region of the Diabrotica virgifera virgifera chromosome 4, PGI_DIABVI_V3a genome:
- the LOC126882912 gene encoding uncharacterized protein LOC126882912, which translates to MEPQNQDIVVAGSPAEVPNDPGKMFIGGLSWQTSPGKPAKLCLTAIHTLFTKINCGTHTHLIPYLFLTFNYQFSATKHKIQHHLRQNTQQQKLSTLSAVSK; encoded by the exons ATGGAGCCCCAAAACCAAGATATCGTGGTCGCCGGCAGCCCCGCCGAGGTCCCCAACGATCCAGG GAAAATGTTCATTGGAGGGTTGAGTTGGCAGACAAGTCCAGGTAAGCCGGCAAAACTATGTTTGACTGCGATACACACTCTCTTTACGAAAATAAACTGCGGAACACATACCCACCTCATTCCGTACTTATTTTTAACCTTCAATTACCAATTCTCGGCTACAAAACACAAAATACAGCATCATTTAAGACAAAATACCCAACAACAAAAATTATCAACACTTTCTGCCGTATCCAAgtga